One part of the Georgfuchsia toluolica genome encodes these proteins:
- a CDS encoding diguanylate cyclase domain-containing protein, with the protein MLSFPEKLIRAPFYIRYSLAVVLFSLALLLRFLMAPVEGGLAFVTFYPIILITFYYCGSGPGILVSVLSGLAGEYFFIPPYRAFSTDIATYTPLAFFCVTAVLISLVIIRLHKGTQQLEISLEALRESEERFRQAMEASTDGLWDWNITDDTGFFSPAYYRMLGYEVNEFPMTGHSWSELIHPDDYQQALTVNQECIDNRRQSFEVEYRMKCKDGSWKWILGRGKALQRDAQGHAIRMIGTHVDITERKRNEEQVRQLAFYDLLTRLPNRRLLNDHLNQAMAASKRSGRYGAVMFIDLDNFKPLNDTHGHDVGDLLLIEAADRLMGCVRETDTVARFGGDEFVVVLIELDVDKAKSTTEARHVSEKIRAAMAAPYLLAIRSNKNAATIIEHRCTASIGVALFINHEASPDDTLRNADNAMYQVKEAGRNSIRFYDVKT; encoded by the coding sequence ATGCTGAGCTTTCCAGAGAAACTAATTAGGGCGCCATTTTATATTCGCTACTCTCTTGCAGTAGTTCTATTTTCTCTCGCATTACTTTTACGTTTTTTGATGGCGCCAGTCGAGGGCGGCCTCGCCTTTGTTACCTTCTATCCCATAATACTTATTACATTTTATTATTGTGGTTCAGGCCCCGGAATTCTGGTATCGGTTCTCTCGGGGCTGGCAGGCGAGTATTTCTTCATTCCGCCATATCGAGCATTCTCCACGGATATTGCCACCTATACGCCACTGGCTTTTTTTTGCGTCACGGCCGTCTTGATCAGTCTGGTCATTATCAGACTGCATAAAGGTACTCAACAGCTTGAGATATCTCTGGAAGCGTTACGGGAAAGTGAAGAGCGTTTTCGCCAAGCTATGGAGGCAAGCACTGATGGCCTGTGGGATTGGAATATCACGGACGATACTGGCTTCTTCAGCCCTGCCTACTATCGAATGCTCGGTTATGAAGTCAACGAGTTCCCCATGACAGGTCATAGTTGGAGTGAATTAATCCATCCTGACGACTATCAACAAGCCCTCACGGTCAACCAGGAATGCATAGATAATCGCCGCCAGAGTTTTGAGGTCGAGTACCGCATGAAATGCAAGGATGGCTCATGGAAATGGATACTGGGTCGTGGCAAGGCGTTGCAACGTGATGCCCAAGGGCACGCGATACGCATGATCGGTACCCATGTGGATATAACCGAGCGGAAACGGAATGAAGAGCAAGTGCGGCAACTAGCTTTTTATGACCTTCTTACCAGGCTCCCCAATCGCCGATTGCTTAATGACCACTTGAATCAGGCCATGGCTGCCAGCAAGCGCAGCGGCCGCTATGGTGCAGTAATGTTCATTGATCTGGACAACTTCAAGCCGCTTAATGACACTCATGGGCATGACGTTGGAGATTTATTGTTGATTGAGGCGGCAGATCGGCTTATGGGCTGCGTACGCGAAACGGATACAGTTGCACGTTTTGGCGGTGATGAGTTTGTGGTTGTGCTCATCGAGTTGGATGTTGATAAAGCCAAGTCCACCACAGAAGCTCGTCACGTTTCGGAAAAAATTCGTGCCGCCATGGCTGCCCCTTACTTGCTGGCTATCAGAAGCAATAAGAATGCAGCGACAATCATTGAACATCGTTGCACGGCGAGCATCGGCGTCGCGTTGTTTATCAATCATGAAGCCAGCCCGGATGACACTCTTAGAAATGCTGATAATGCAATGTATCAAGTCAAAGAGGCTGGGCGAAATTCGATTCGATTTTATGATGTGAAAACCTGA
- a CDS encoding DUF3175 domain-containing protein encodes MPAKEKPARVLKPRTTPNRRECWSQRVTETSNALDLEPGVFTLRDPRQIALSLKTSAEQSRRRKADPFRSAMSMLSFYINRAGWQLPAGQRACLEAAKDELRLLFGKPCHRRERLGSGQD; translated from the coding sequence ATGCCGGCTAAAGAGAAACCGGCGCGGGTCCTGAAGCCGCGCACGACGCCGAACAGGCGTGAATGCTGGTCGCAGCGAGTGACCGAGACCAGCAATGCGCTGGATCTGGAGCCCGGCGTGTTCACGTTACGCGATCCACGGCAAATCGCGCTGTCGCTGAAAACATCCGCCGAACAGAGCCGGCGCCGCAAGGCCGATCCCTTCCGTTCCGCCATGTCGATGCTCAGCTTCTACATCAATCGCGCCGGGTGGCAACTTCCCGCTGGCCAGCGTGCATGCCTCGAAGCCGCAAAGGACGAACTTCGGCTGCTTTTCGGTAAGCCATGCCATCGCCGCGAACGGCTCGGTTCAGGCCAAGACTGA
- a CDS encoding dienelactone hydrolase family protein: MQVSSHVDICIPADGRKLQGELTVPRNASGIVAFAHGSGSNRHSPRNQFVARELQRAGVATLLLDLLEEEETADPDKVIDLGMLAERLLAATRWIGDNPATASLVRGYFGASTGAAVALVAAACNTDDVSAVVSRSGRPDLAKHWLPQVKAPTLLIVGGNDAPVLQWNRDAYRCLSVEKELIVVPNATHLFEEPGTLEEVARHACRWFVRHLAAKAIGDA; this comes from the coding sequence ATGCAAGTATCATCGCATGTCGATATCTGCATACCGGCCGATGGCCGGAAATTGCAGGGCGAGTTGACCGTGCCGCGCAACGCAAGCGGTATCGTTGCGTTCGCGCACGGCAGCGGCAGCAACCGGCACAGTCCACGCAACCAATTCGTTGCCCGCGAATTGCAGCGGGCAGGAGTGGCGACGCTGCTGCTCGATCTACTTGAAGAAGAGGAGACGGCGGACCCTGATAAGGTCATTGATCTCGGCATGCTCGCCGAACGGCTGCTGGCGGCAACGCGCTGGATCGGCGACAACCCGGCCACCGCTTCGCTTGTGCGGGGATATTTCGGCGCCAGCACTGGAGCGGCGGTGGCGCTCGTCGCCGCAGCTTGCAACACCGACGATGTGTCTGCAGTCGTGTCCAGAAGCGGCCGTCCCGACCTGGCGAAGCACTGGTTGCCGCAAGTGAAAGCACCGACGCTGCTGATTGTCGGCGGCAACGACGCGCCGGTGCTGCAATGGAACCGCGATGCATATCGGTGCCTGAGCGTCGAAAAGGAGTTGATCGTGGTGCCGAACGCGACTCATTTGTTTGAAGAGCCGGGGACGCTGGAGGAAGTGGCGCGGCATGCCTGCCGCTGGTTCGTCCGCCATCTCGCTGCAAAGGCGATCGGCGATGCGTGA
- a CDS encoding universal stress protein, whose amino-acid sequence MFRHILVPTDGSGLSTKIVNQAVGFAKDAGAKITFYFAKPDCPVAFYAGMDTIDPLTLESLANMTEQQAEQILAACEKLARDAGVTCARASTVSDSPYRGIIDAAASNGCDLIFMASHGRHGLNALLLGSETSKVLAHATIPVLVSR is encoded by the coding sequence ATGTTCAGACATATTCTCGTACCCACCGATGGCTCCGGGCTTTCGACAAAGATAGTCAACCAAGCTGTTGGATTTGCCAAGGATGCCGGGGCCAAAATTACTTTCTACTTTGCCAAGCCGGATTGTCCGGTCGCCTTTTATGCGGGAATGGATACTATTGATCCGTTGACCCTGGAAAGTCTTGCCAATATGACGGAACAACAGGCGGAACAGATACTCGCTGCATGCGAAAAATTGGCGCGGGATGCCGGCGTGACCTGTGCCAGGGCAAGTACGGTCAGCGATTCTCCCTACCGGGGCATCATCGATGCCGCTGCATCCAATGGCTGCGACCTGATCTTCATGGCATCGCACGGCCGCCATGGCCTCAACGCCTTGCTGCTGGGATCGGAAACCAGCAAGGTGCTGGCACATGCCACTATCCCGGTGCTGGTCAGTCGCTGA
- a CDS encoding SufB/SufD family protein codes for MTELDRWLTVLDSQGVDRAILANNQTAHLMASGHQLLSQRQVPGLEVAARETADGIVASIRVARDVHLAHPLHLCFGVLPAEGRQHIDMHLVLEDGAAVDIVAHCFFPNATRVEHLMDAAIEVGDGAHLSYAEGHYHGPYGGVTVVPKATVKVGKHGLYRSDFSLTTGRVGKLDIDYEVEADEEAVVELTARVFGHGTDAIRIRERLVLAGRAARGLIKTRVAIEHDATAEIVGITEGNAAQARGHVDCMEIVKDRAVASAQPLVKVTHPQAKVTHEAAIGSVDHQQMETLMAHGLSPEQAVDLIVGGLLGKRETESAGIVQFKSRR; via the coding sequence ATGACTGAACTGGATAGATGGTTGACAGTGCTGGACAGCCAGGGCGTCGATCGCGCCATACTCGCCAATAACCAGACGGCGCATCTGATGGCGAGCGGCCACCAGCTGCTGAGTCAGCGCCAGGTGCCTGGACTGGAAGTCGCCGCCAGGGAAACTGCGGACGGCATCGTGGCCAGCATCCGTGTCGCCCGGGATGTGCATCTGGCGCACCCGTTGCATCTCTGTTTCGGCGTCCTGCCTGCCGAGGGCCGGCAACACATCGATATGCATCTGGTGCTGGAGGATGGTGCCGCGGTCGACATTGTCGCCCATTGTTTTTTCCCTAACGCTACGCGGGTGGAACATCTCATGGACGCCGCGATAGAGGTCGGTGACGGCGCCCATCTCAGTTACGCAGAAGGTCATTACCACGGTCCCTACGGCGGCGTGACCGTGGTGCCCAAGGCGACAGTGAAAGTGGGCAAGCACGGCCTCTACCGTTCCGATTTCTCTCTCACCACGGGGCGGGTGGGCAAACTGGACATCGACTACGAGGTCGAAGCCGACGAAGAGGCCGTGGTGGAACTCACGGCCCGGGTGTTCGGCCACGGCACGGATGCCATTCGCATCCGCGAACGATTGGTGCTGGCGGGCCGGGCGGCACGCGGTCTGATCAAGACCCGCGTCGCAATCGAGCATGACGCGACAGCCGAGATCGTGGGCATTACCGAGGGCAATGCGGCGCAGGCCCGCGGTCACGTGGACTGCATGGAGATCGTCAAGGATCGGGCGGTGGCCAGTGCCCAGCCATTGGTGAAAGTGACCCATCCCCAAGCCAAGGTCACCCACGAGGCCGCCATCGGCAGCGTCGACCACCAGCAGATGGAAACCCTGATGGCCCACGGCCTTTCTCCGGAACAGGCGGTGGATCTGATCGTCGGCGGCTTGCTGGGCAAGCGGGAAACGGAGAGTGCCGGCATTGTGCAGTTCAAAAGCAGGCGTTGA
- a CDS encoding AMP-binding protein — translation MNRIQAPCPETSEARLTRIIGEMLAELRGQLVPRVSLDDNLEHELGIDSLARVELVLRIESTFEVRLPETLVADARTPRDLLRALAAASPRVAFDLAQARELTPRIDEAGEPREAGTLPDVLEWHVARHPDRLHISLLEQDEHAEPLTYGALADESRAVANGLAAHGIESGQTVVIMLPTSRDFFLAFIGTLLAGGVPVPIYPPFRWTQIEEHLRRQAAILANCAAPLLVTLASAQPVARLLQAQVPSLRHVLDVADLVSSRHHAGHVAASATALIQYTSGSTGQPKGVVLTHVNLLANIRAMGEAAQASSHDVFVSWLPLYHDMGLIGAWLGSLYYGIPLVLMPPQSFLGRPARWLWAIHHHRGTISAGPNFAYEMLAAKVPDDELRGLDLSSWRLAFNGAEPVRAATLDKFAGRFASHGFDARALAPVYGLAESGLGLTFSPLGRAPLVDRIDTASLAREGRAQFVAADALPAMDVVSCGRPLRAHQVRIVDALGGEAPERVEGRIEFRGPAATAGYFDNPEATAKLIHEGWLDTGDVGYLAAGELYITSRVKDLIIRGGQHIHPYDLEESVGALPGVRKGCVAVFGATDRASGGERVVVVAETRAVGDEARLALRRRIAELANAQLGVPADDIVLVGERVILKTSSGKIRRAACRELYERGLLGAAQRPVTLQLGRLVLSGMIAGSRRLGRTVAAWLLAAYLWGLFALLSVVAVASLLLPRSARRGTVRKLARLFIALSTIPVRVGGEERLRGALPAVIVANHSSYCDFLLLAALQPAEATFAAKREFAPHPFMGPILRRLGVIFVERFDTRQAVEDAHEIARAVATGEAVALFPEGTFTRAPGLLPFHMGAFVAAAESGRPIIPVTLRGTRSVLRDESWFPRRHPLEVRVHAPLQPHGHDWAEAVRLRNETRRVILDHCGEPDAG, via the coding sequence ATGAACAGAATTCAAGCCCCCTGTCCTGAAACGTCCGAGGCGCGCCTGACCCGCATCATCGGCGAGATGCTGGCCGAGTTGCGTGGCCAGCTCGTGCCGCGCGTATCGCTCGACGACAACCTGGAACACGAACTGGGCATCGACAGCCTGGCGCGCGTGGAGCTGGTCCTGCGCATCGAGAGTACCTTCGAAGTACGCCTGCCCGAAACGCTCGTCGCCGATGCGCGCACGCCGCGCGATCTGCTGCGCGCGCTGGCCGCCGCATCCCCGCGCGTGGCGTTCGACCTGGCGCAGGCGCGCGAGCTGACGCCGCGCATCGATGAAGCCGGGGAGCCGCGCGAAGCCGGGACGCTGCCCGACGTACTCGAATGGCATGTCGCGCGCCATCCTGATCGCCTGCACATCAGCCTGCTGGAGCAGGACGAACATGCCGAGCCGCTCACCTATGGCGCACTGGCCGATGAGTCGCGGGCCGTCGCGAACGGGCTGGCAGCGCATGGGATCGAGTCCGGTCAGACGGTCGTAATCATGCTGCCGACGAGCCGCGATTTCTTTCTCGCTTTCATCGGAACGCTGCTCGCGGGCGGCGTACCGGTGCCGATCTATCCGCCGTTCCGCTGGACGCAGATCGAAGAGCATTTGCGGCGGCAGGCCGCCATCCTTGCCAACTGCGCCGCACCGTTGCTGGTCACGCTGGCGAGCGCGCAACCCGTCGCGCGGCTGCTGCAGGCACAGGTGCCGTCCCTGCGCCACGTGTTGGATGTCGCTGATCTGGTGTCATCAAGACACCACGCAGGGCATGTCGCCGCCAGCGCCACCGCGCTCATCCAGTACACTTCGGGCAGCACCGGGCAGCCGAAGGGCGTGGTGCTCACGCATGTCAACCTGCTTGCCAACATCCGGGCGATGGGAGAGGCGGCGCAGGCCAGTTCACACGATGTCTTCGTGAGCTGGCTGCCGCTCTACCACGACATGGGTCTCATCGGTGCCTGGCTCGGCAGTCTGTATTACGGCATTCCCCTGGTGCTGATGCCGCCGCAGAGTTTCCTCGGTCGTCCGGCACGCTGGCTGTGGGCCATCCACCATCATCGCGGCACGATTTCCGCCGGCCCCAACTTCGCCTATGAAATGCTCGCAGCGAAGGTTCCCGACGATGAATTGCGCGGACTCGATCTGTCGAGCTGGCGTCTCGCTTTCAACGGCGCCGAGCCGGTGCGCGCCGCGACGCTCGACAAATTCGCGGGGCGCTTCGCCTCGCATGGCTTCGACGCCCGCGCGCTGGCGCCGGTGTACGGGCTGGCCGAATCCGGACTCGGGCTGACTTTCTCGCCGCTCGGGCGCGCGCCGCTGGTCGATCGCATCGACACCGCATCGCTTGCACGCGAGGGGCGCGCGCAATTCGTTGCCGCCGACGCGCTTCCGGCAATGGATGTGGTGAGTTGCGGACGGCCATTGCGCGCTCATCAGGTGCGCATTGTGGACGCGCTTGGAGGTGAGGCGCCGGAGCGCGTTGAAGGACGCATCGAGTTCCGCGGACCCGCGGCCACGGCGGGCTATTTCGACAACCCCGAGGCAACCGCGAAGCTGATCCACGAAGGCTGGCTCGACACAGGCGATGTCGGTTACCTCGCGGCGGGCGAGCTCTACATCACCAGTCGGGTCAAGGACCTCATCATCCGCGGCGGCCAGCACATTCATCCCTACGACCTGGAGGAATCAGTCGGCGCCCTGCCGGGCGTACGCAAGGGCTGCGTCGCGGTCTTCGGCGCCACGGACAGGGCAAGCGGCGGCGAGCGCGTCGTCGTGGTCGCCGAAACACGCGCGGTCGGAGACGAGGCCCGGCTTGCCCTGCGGCGCAGGATTGCCGAACTGGCGAATGCCCAGCTCGGTGTGCCGGCTGATGACATCGTACTGGTCGGCGAGCGCGTGATCCTCAAGACTTCGAGCGGAAAGATTCGTCGTGCCGCCTGTCGCGAACTCTACGAGCGCGGCTTGCTCGGTGCAGCGCAGCGCCCGGTCACCCTGCAGTTGGGTCGGCTTGTCTTGAGCGGAATGATCGCAGGTAGTCGTCGGCTCGGCCGCACGGTTGCAGCGTGGCTACTGGCGGCCTACCTGTGGGGCTTGTTCGCGCTGCTCTCGGTTGTCGCAGTGGCAAGCCTGCTGCTGCCACGGTCCGCACGAAGGGGCACGGTCCGCAAGCTGGCGCGTCTGTTCATCGCGCTTTCCACCATTCCGGTGCGGGTCGGGGGTGAAGAGCGACTCAGGGGAGCCCTGCCAGCGGTCATCGTCGCCAACCATTCGAGCTACTGCGATTTCCTTTTGCTCGCCGCGCTGCAGCCGGCGGAAGCCACATTTGCCGCGAAACGCGAATTCGCGCCGCATCCGTTCATGGGTCCCATTCTGCGCCGCCTCGGCGTCATCTTCGTCGAGCGTTTTGACACCCGGCAGGCGGTCGAGGATGCACACGAGATTGCGCGGGCAGTCGCCACGGGGGAAGCGGTCGCTCTTTTTCCGGAAGGTACCTTTACCCGCGCCCCGGGCCTGCTGCCGTTTCACATGGGGGCCTTCGTCGCAGCGGCGGAAAGCGGTCGCCCGATAATTCCGGTCACGCTGCGCGGCACGCGCTCGGTGCTGCGCGACGAATCGTGGTTCCCGCGGCGCCATCCGCTGGAGGTACGCGTTCATGCACCGCTGCAACCGCACGGCCACGACTGGGCTGAAGCGGTCCGCCTGCGAAACGAGACGCGGCGCGTGATTCTCGATCACTGCGGAGAGCCCGATGCCGGCTAA
- a CDS encoding ribose-phosphate diphosphokinase: MREIALIAGDAHPELGRGIADSMGATLIPVSISVFADGETRIRIEASVRNTDLYIVQPTSTPTSERLMTLALIADAARAAGAARVTAVVPYFGYARQDARKNPGEPLSARLAAHILHCAGIGRVVALELHSPALENAFDMPLLHLSADNLMLPVIRSWNIADLAIVSPDAGGFKRAQRYATALTKPLAVVAKTRPCADVAVTLQILGEVRGCTCLIVDDMASTGGTIAGAACALFAAGAKEVSALFIHAVMATGALDRICAASVRRIVTTDSVCCDADPRVEVVPIARFLAQAMMSDRLP; this comes from the coding sequence ATGCGTGAAATCGCGCTGATTGCCGGCGATGCGCATCCCGAACTGGGACGCGGCATTGCGGATTCGATGGGGGCGACCTTGATCCCCGTCTCGATCTCGGTATTCGCCGACGGCGAGACGCGAATCCGCATCGAGGCCTCGGTTCGCAATACCGATCTGTACATCGTGCAGCCGACTTCCACGCCGACCAGCGAGCGCCTGATGACGCTGGCGCTGATCGCCGACGCGGCGCGCGCTGCGGGGGCTGCGCGGGTGACGGCGGTGGTGCCTTACTTCGGTTATGCGCGGCAGGACGCGCGCAAGAACCCCGGCGAACCGCTTTCGGCACGGCTGGCGGCGCATATCCTGCATTGCGCCGGCATTGGCCGGGTCGTCGCGCTGGAATTGCACTCGCCGGCGCTGGAAAATGCCTTCGACATGCCGCTGCTACACCTCAGCGCCGACAACCTGATGCTGCCCGTGATCCGCAGTTGGAACATTGCCGATCTGGCAATCGTTTCGCCGGATGCCGGTGGCTTCAAGCGCGCGCAGCGCTATGCGACGGCGCTGACAAAGCCCTTGGCAGTGGTCGCCAAGACCCGTCCCTGCGCGGACGTTGCCGTCACGCTGCAAATCCTGGGCGAGGTGCGCGGATGCACTTGCCTCATCGTGGATGACATGGCGAGTACCGGCGGCACCATTGCCGGCGCCGCCTGCGCATTGTTCGCTGCCGGCGCCAAAGAGGTCAGCGCACTCTTCATCCATGCCGTCATGGCGACGGGCGCGCTGGACAGAATTTGCGCCGCCTCGGTACGACGGATTGTTACCACCGACAGCGTGTGCTGCGATGCCGATCCGCGTGTCGAAGTCGTGCCGATCGCCCGGTTCCTGGCGCAAGCCATGATGTCGGACCGCTTGCCGTGA